One window from the genome of Helicobacter pylori encodes:
- a CDS encoding 50S ribosomal protein L25/general stress protein Ctc translates to MLEGVIRESITKANAKALKKDGYLIANVYGKGIENVNGAFKLNPFIKYLKEKKHLIFPVKLGDKTFEVVVQEYQKNPVTNELIHVDLLAVTKGVKSKFKVPVKHQGTPVGLKNKGILMLSKKRISVECTPEYLPDHYLVDVAPLDVNESVLVRDLEKHENVKILDHDSIAVIGVIKAK, encoded by the coding sequence ATGTTAGAAGGCGTTATTAGAGAGAGTATTACTAAAGCTAACGCTAAAGCTTTAAAAAAAGATGGCTATCTAATCGCAAATGTTTATGGAAAGGGTATTGAAAATGTGAATGGTGCGTTCAAATTAAACCCTTTCATTAAATACCTTAAGGAAAAAAAGCATTTGATTTTTCCGGTGAAATTAGGGGATAAGACTTTTGAAGTCGTGGTTCAAGAATACCAAAAAAACCCTGTTACTAACGAGCTTATCCATGTGGATTTACTCGCTGTTACTAAGGGCGTGAAGTCTAAGTTTAAAGTCCCTGTTAAACACCAAGGCACTCCAGTGGGCTTGAAAAATAAAGGGATTTTGATGCTCTCTAAAAAGCGTATCAGCGTGGAATGCACTCCAGAGTATTTGCCCGATCACTATTTAGTGGATGTAGCCCCTTTAGACGTGAATGAGTCCGTTTTGGTGCGCGATTTAGAAAAACACGAAAATGTGAAGATCTTAGATCATGATTCTATCGCTGTGATCGGTGTGATTAAAGCGAAGTGA
- the pth gene encoding aminoacyl-tRNA hydrolase, with product MTLLVGLGNPTLRYAHTRHNAGFDILDSLVSELDLSFTFSPKHNACLCVYKDFIFLKPQTYMNLSGESVLSAKNFYKTKELLIVHDDLDLDLGVVRFKNGGGNGGHNGLKSIDLLCSNSYYRLRVGISKGMGVVEHVLSKFHKNEEPLKNAVFEHAKNALKFFIESHDFNAMQNRFTLKKPLKIEN from the coding sequence ATGACGCTTTTAGTAGGTTTAGGCAATCCTACTTTGCGTTACGCTCACACCAGACACAACGCTGGTTTTGATATTTTAGATTCGCTCGTTAGCGAATTGGATCTTTCTTTCACTTTTTCTCCCAAACACAACGCTTGTTTATGCGTTTATAAGGATTTTATCTTCCTAAAGCCCCAAACTTACATGAATTTAAGTGGCGAGAGCGTTTTAAGCGCTAAAAATTTTTACAAAACTAAAGAGCTTTTAATTGTCCATGACGACTTGGATTTGGATTTAGGCGTTGTGAGGTTTAAAAATGGTGGGGGGAATGGAGGGCATAACGGCTTAAAATCCATTGATTTATTGTGTTCTAATTCTTATTATCGCTTGAGAGTGGGGATTTCTAAAGGAATGGGCGTGGTTGAGCATGTGCTTTCAAAATTCCACAAAAACGAAGAGCCTTTAAAAAACGCTGTGTTTGAACATGCCAAAAACGCCTTAAAATTTTTTATAGAAAGCCATGATTTTAACGCCATGCAAAATCGTTTCACGCTTAAAAAACCTTTAAAAATAGAAAATTAG